In one window of Drosophila innubila isolate TH190305 chromosome 2L unlocalized genomic scaffold, UK_Dinn_1.0 4_B_2L, whole genome shotgun sequence DNA:
- the LOC117781179 gene encoding partner of bursicon codes for MHLQELLLIVAVLLPQSLRALRYSQGTGDENCETLKSEIHLIKEEFDELGRMQRTCNADVIVNKCEGLCNSQVQPSVITPTGFLKECYCCRESFLKEKVITLTHCYDPDGTRLTSPEMATMDIRLREPTECKCFKCGDFTR; via the exons ATGCATCTACAGGAGTTGTTATTGATTGTGGCcgtgttgttgccacaaagTTTGCGGGCTTTACGCTATAGTCAGGGAACTGGCGATGAGAACTGTGAGACCCTCAAGTCGGAGATACATCTGATCAAGGAGGAGTTCGATGAGTTGGGACGCATGCAGCGAACTTGCAACGCCGATGTCATTGTCAACAAATGCGAGGGACTCTGCAACAGTCAGGTGCAACCCTCAGTGATAACTCCAACGGGGTTTCTGAAA GAGTGCTATTGCTGCCGCGAAAGCTTCCTCAAGGAAAAGGTCATCACTCTGACCCATTGCTATGATCCGGATGGCACTCGTCTCACCTCCCCCGAGATGGCCACCATGGACATTCGTCTCAGAGAGCCCACTGAGTGTAAATGCTTCAAATGCGGCGACTTTACacgctaa